Proteins encoded together in one Micromonospora auratinigra window:
- the pheA gene encoding prephenate dehydratase, with protein MPGTPPTRFVYLGPEGTFAEQALRTVPAAERGSRTPARSVGEALDAVRAGEADAALVPLENSIGGAVGVTLDELAEGEPLVITREVILPVEFVLAARPGTTVGAIGSVAAHPQASTQCRNWLRDHLPDATVVDVLSNGAAAAGAASGEYDAAICAPIGAARHRLTLLADKIADHPDAVTRFALVSRPGPPSPPTGDDVTSLAVYIAHDRVGALLSVLMELAVRGVNLSRIESRPTGEALGRYVFFLDCTGHVADVRLGEALQGLRRVCADVRFLGSYPRHRWSPTVNGRPVPAPAGLSDADYADAGAWLARLRAGELS; from the coding sequence ATGCCGGGAACACCGCCGACCCGCTTCGTCTACCTGGGCCCCGAGGGCACCTTCGCCGAGCAGGCCCTGCGTACCGTGCCCGCCGCCGAGCGGGGCAGCCGGACGCCGGCCCGCAGCGTCGGCGAGGCGCTGGACGCCGTCCGGGCCGGGGAGGCGGACGCCGCCCTGGTGCCGCTGGAGAACTCGATCGGCGGCGCGGTCGGGGTGACCCTCGACGAGCTGGCCGAGGGGGAACCACTGGTGATCACCCGGGAGGTGATCCTGCCGGTGGAGTTCGTGCTCGCCGCCCGGCCGGGCACCACGGTCGGCGCAATCGGCAGCGTGGCGGCGCACCCCCAGGCGTCCACCCAGTGCCGCAACTGGCTGCGCGACCACCTGCCGGACGCCACGGTGGTCGACGTGCTCTCCAACGGCGCCGCCGCGGCCGGTGCGGCGAGCGGCGAGTACGACGCCGCGATCTGCGCCCCGATCGGCGCGGCCCGGCACCGGCTCACCCTGCTCGCCGACAAGATCGCCGACCACCCGGACGCGGTGACCCGGTTCGCCCTGGTGTCCCGCCCGGGGCCGCCGTCCCCGCCCACCGGGGACGACGTCACGTCGCTGGCGGTCTACATCGCCCACGACCGGGTCGGCGCGCTGCTGTCGGTGCTGATGGAGCTGGCCGTGCGCGGGGTGAACCTGAGCCGGATCGAGTCCCGCCCGACGGGCGAGGCGCTCGGCCGGTACGTCTTCTTCCTCGACTGCACCGGCCACGTCGCCGACGTACGGCTCGGCGAGGCGTTGCAGGGGCTGCGCCGGGTCTGCGCCGACGTGCGTTTCCTCGGCTCGTACCCCCGGCACCGGTGGAGTCCGACGGTGAACGGCCGACCGGTCCCCGCACCGGCCGGCCTCTCCGACGCCGACTACGCCGACGCGGGGGCCTGGTTGGCCCGGCTGCGCGCCGGCGAGCTGAGCTGA
- a CDS encoding LCP family protein codes for MLIVHVPAGMRQAYLVSIPRDLLVAIPAAPGYGGGQDKINAAYEHGGGGEAGARLLSATLTRLTGLRFDGAALVDFSGFRQVIDLLGGIRMCVDTPVRSIHTKTQFDPGCRQMDGATTLDYVRQRYDLPGGDYDRQRHQQQMIRAVLDRAGETHLRNDPVRLDKVLRAVGGALTVDTNGVPVEDLLMAFRTLPADALQGVRLPSVPQTIDQVSYVVLENGGDGVFAALRSARMPDWAATNPRWVTRL; via the coding sequence ATCCTGATCGTGCACGTGCCGGCCGGCATGCGGCAGGCGTACCTCGTGTCCATCCCGCGCGACCTCCTGGTGGCGATCCCGGCGGCGCCCGGCTACGGCGGCGGCCAGGACAAGATCAACGCGGCGTACGAGCACGGCGGCGGCGGCGAGGCCGGGGCCCGGCTGCTCTCCGCCACCCTCACCCGGCTCACCGGCCTGCGCTTCGACGGTGCCGCGCTGGTCGACTTCTCCGGCTTCAGACAGGTGATCGACCTGCTCGGCGGGATCCGGATGTGCGTGGACACCCCGGTCCGGTCGATCCACACGAAGACCCAGTTCGACCCGGGCTGCCGGCAGATGGACGGTGCGACCACGCTCGACTACGTCCGGCAGCGCTACGACCTGCCCGGAGGCGACTACGACCGGCAGCGGCACCAGCAGCAGATGATCCGCGCGGTGCTGGACCGGGCCGGCGAGACCCACCTGCGCAACGACCCGGTCCGGCTGGACAAGGTGCTGCGCGCGGTGGGTGGGGCGCTGACCGTGGACACCAACGGCGTACCGGTGGAGGACCTGCTGATGGCGTTCCGGACGCTGCCCGCCGACGCGTTGCAGGGGGTCCGGCTGCCCTCCGTCCCGCAGACCATCGACCAGGTCTCCTACGTGGTGCTGGAGAACGGCGGCGACGGCGTCTTCGCCGCGCTGCGCTCCGCCCGGATGCCGGACTGGGCGGCCACGAACCCCCGCTGGGTCACCCGGCTCTGA
- a CDS encoding HAD family hydrolase produces MTRPGLPKLIATDLDGTLVRSDDTVSAYTHGVLDRVRAAGIPVVGATGRGPRLTELTRNDIRAADFLVMAGGGRVVDQSDPDGPLVLRDERLSAEVLAGLLADLEAAVGPLTVMVEASDEHDAPLWGDYHPSWPYQDRFEARSRAECLSCDVIKAFARTADHHVDELLAVARGIVPAELATVTQAGLGFIEICPPGVDKSTGLSVVAERLGVDPAEVLVFGDQPNDLPMFGWAGWARVAVANAHPEVRAAADEITLRNDDDGVAVYLDRLLSR; encoded by the coding sequence ATGACCCGCCCGGGACTGCCCAAGCTGATCGCCACCGACCTCGACGGCACCCTCGTCCGCAGCGACGACACCGTCTCCGCGTACACCCACGGGGTGCTGGACCGGGTCCGGGCCGCCGGGATCCCGGTGGTCGGCGCGACCGGCCGCGGGCCGCGCCTGACCGAGCTGACCCGCAACGACATCCGCGCCGCCGACTTCCTGGTGATGGCCGGTGGCGGCCGGGTGGTGGACCAGAGCGACCCGGACGGGCCGCTGGTGCTGCGCGACGAGCGGCTCTCCGCCGAGGTGCTGGCCGGGCTCCTCGCCGACCTGGAGGCCGCGGTGGGCCCGCTGACCGTGATGGTCGAGGCGTCCGACGAGCACGACGCGCCGCTCTGGGGTGACTACCACCCGAGCTGGCCCTACCAGGACCGGTTCGAGGCGCGCAGCCGGGCCGAGTGCCTCTCCTGCGACGTGATCAAGGCGTTCGCCCGGACCGCCGACCACCACGTGGACGAGCTGCTCGCGGTGGCCCGGGGGATCGTCCCGGCGGAGCTGGCCACCGTCACCCAGGCCGGGCTCGGCTTCATCGAGATCTGCCCGCCGGGGGTGGACAAGTCCACCGGGCTGAGCGTGGTCGCCGAACGGCTCGGGGTCGATCCGGCCGAGGTGCTGGTCTTCGGCGACCAGCCCAACGACCTGCCGATGTTCGGCTGGGCCGGTTGGGCCCGGGTGGCGGTCGCCAACGCCCACCCGGAGGTCCGCGCGGCCGCCGACGAGATCACCCTGCGCAACGACGACGACGGCGTCGCGGTCTACCTGGACCGGCTACTCTCCCGGTGA
- a CDS encoding bacterial proteasome activator family protein: protein MGAMTEAHSAGQDNEQDNDSIPGTVVVVGPDGRPVGTVQTDEGQGEDPTRLVEQPAKVMRIGSMIKQLLEEVKAAPLDDASRYRMREIHERSIVELKEGLAPELREELERISLPFTEEKAPSEGELRIAHAQLVGWLEGLFHGIQAALVAQQMAARVQLEQMRSGRAALPSGPGGMVPGMPGMPQPNDGHTPGQYL, encoded by the coding sequence ATGGGTGCCATGACCGAAGCGCACTCCGCCGGACAGGACAACGAGCAGGACAACGACAGCATCCCGGGCACGGTGGTGGTGGTCGGGCCGGACGGTCGGCCGGTCGGCACGGTGCAGACCGACGAGGGGCAGGGCGAGGACCCGACCCGCCTGGTCGAGCAGCCGGCCAAGGTGATGCGGATCGGCAGCATGATCAAGCAGCTGCTGGAGGAGGTCAAGGCCGCCCCGCTCGACGACGCCAGCCGGTACCGGATGCGCGAGATCCACGAGCGGTCGATCGTCGAGCTGAAGGAGGGCCTCGCGCCCGAGCTGCGCGAGGAGCTGGAGCGCATCTCGCTGCCCTTCACCGAGGAGAAGGCCCCCAGCGAGGGCGAGCTGCGGATCGCCCACGCACAGCTGGTCGGCTGGCTGGAAGGGCTGTTCCACGGCATTCAGGCGGCGCTGGTGGCCCAGCAGATGGCCGCCCGGGTGCAGCTGGAGCAGATGCGCTCCGGGCGTGCCGCGCTGCCCAGCGGCCCCGGCGGCATGGTTCCCGGCATGCCGGGGATGCCGCAGCCCAACGACGGGCACACCCCCGGCCAGTACCTCTGA
- a CDS encoding OsmC family protein — protein sequence MPIRTASAHWQGNLTEGAGTVRTGKGGLTGNYSFKSRFEEGEGTNPEELIGAAHAGCFSMALSKQLADAGATDTSVETTAKVHFDKTDAGMTVTRIDLETVGQVPGMDAAQFSKLAEAAKENCPISRLLSPGAQITLDARLA from the coding sequence ATGCCTATCCGTACCGCTTCCGCACACTGGCAGGGCAACCTCACCGAGGGGGCCGGCACGGTCCGCACCGGCAAGGGCGGTCTCACCGGCAACTACTCCTTCAAGTCGCGTTTCGAGGAGGGTGAGGGGACCAATCCCGAGGAGCTGATCGGCGCCGCGCACGCGGGCTGCTTCTCGATGGCCCTCTCCAAGCAGCTCGCCGACGCGGGTGCCACCGACACCTCCGTCGAGACCACCGCCAAGGTGCACTTCGACAAGACCGACGCGGGCATGACCGTGACCCGGATCGACCTGGAGACGGTCGGCCAGGTGCCGGGCATGGACGCCGCCCAGTTCAGCAAGCTGGCCGAGGCGGCCAAGGAGAACTGCCCGATCTCCCGGCTGCTCTCCCCCGGCGCGCAGATCACCCTGGACGCCCGCCTCGCCTGA
- a CDS encoding HAD family hydrolase: MGEPPRLVATDIDGTLLRDDRTLSPRTAAALARIAAVGTPVVLVTGRPIRWLPLVYEQLAEPLPAICANGAVVYDPVTDEVLRADPLAPELLAEVARRLRAEVPGVSFAVEIVDSRQMRHEAHYPLRWDADHEAIRAIGSPEELHAAPAVKLLARAGEQDPDAFVRVVAGALQGLAEATHSSYSGLVEISAAGVTKAAGLAWYAARLGIDERDVLAFGDMPNDVPMLTWAGRGVAVANGHPAVREIADEVTASNEEDGVAAYLERFFPPTA; this comes from the coding sequence ATGGGAGAGCCACCCCGCCTCGTCGCCACCGACATCGACGGCACGCTGCTCCGGGACGACCGCACGCTCAGCCCGCGGACCGCGGCGGCGCTGGCCCGGATCGCCGCCGTGGGCACGCCGGTCGTGCTGGTCACCGGCCGCCCGATCCGCTGGCTCCCGCTGGTGTACGAGCAGCTCGCCGAGCCGCTGCCGGCGATCTGCGCGAACGGCGCGGTGGTGTACGACCCGGTCACCGACGAGGTGCTGCGGGCCGACCCGCTGGCCCCGGAACTGCTGGCCGAGGTGGCCCGGCGGCTGCGGGCCGAGGTGCCCGGGGTGAGCTTCGCCGTGGAGATCGTGGACAGCCGGCAGATGCGGCACGAGGCGCACTACCCGCTGCGCTGGGACGCCGACCACGAGGCGATCCGGGCGATCGGGTCGCCGGAGGAGCTGCACGCCGCACCGGCGGTGAAGCTGCTGGCCCGGGCCGGCGAGCAGGACCCGGACGCGTTCGTCCGGGTGGTGGCGGGGGCGTTGCAGGGGCTGGCCGAGGCGACCCACTCGTCGTACTCGGGGCTGGTCGAGATCTCCGCCGCCGGGGTCACCAAGGCGGCCGGCCTGGCCTGGTACGCGGCCCGACTCGGGATCGACGAACGGGACGTGCTGGCCTTCGGCGACATGCCGAACGACGTACCGATGCTGACCTGGGCCGGGCGGGGCGTGGCGGTCGCCAACGGGCACCCGGCGGTGCGGGAGATCGCCGACGAGGTCACCGCGTCGAACGAGGAGGACGGCGTGGCGGCGTACCTGGAGCGGTTCTTCCCCCCGACGGCCTGA
- a CDS encoding sensor histidine kinase: protein MSERTDFTALIAGHTGVIAMINAGESGLSVLTRLLRVVEPAVGAAGLVWVEFAPAGGRVIAATGSAEFVVGRPLPATDPATVCLLSGPPVREVRVDAIPGALPVEVAGRGLCRMIVARAEIGGLTVGSLHALYPEGEPLDESQRAVIGYVAACIGHMYGDQTGLPVHGDGPVVAALADGLAVVDREHHVRLWNPAAAQVTGRPAEQALNRPLPFPLPPSGQVLDHRLPDGRWLRITAGELPGPGALRVVTFRDITDQQRRDHDRDLFVAVTSHELRTPVTVIKGYADTLTDHWESLSDDDRRQAARIIGQRANELARLVDRLLTTATEHRPGGEPAAPFDLVDALRGAVSDLPADVRHRIVLDLPDDLPKALGDRHSLATVLTELGTNAGKYSLPDTPIEVTAEANERTVSFRVADRGIGIRPEHVERAFDRFWQGESGDRRRYPGAGLGLYLVRQIVEQQNGWVSLRPRTGGGTVAEVRLPRG from the coding sequence ATGTCGGAGCGAACCGATTTCACCGCTCTCATCGCCGGGCACACCGGCGTGATCGCCATGATCAACGCCGGCGAGTCCGGCCTCTCCGTGCTGACCCGGCTGCTCCGGGTCGTCGAGCCGGCGGTCGGGGCGGCCGGGCTGGTCTGGGTCGAGTTCGCCCCGGCCGGCGGCCGGGTGATCGCCGCCACCGGGAGCGCGGAGTTCGTCGTCGGCCGCCCGCTGCCGGCCACCGACCCGGCCACCGTCTGCCTGCTCTCCGGCCCCCCGGTACGCGAGGTGCGGGTGGACGCCATCCCCGGCGCGCTCCCCGTCGAGGTCGCCGGCCGGGGGCTGTGCCGGATGATCGTGGCCCGCGCGGAGATCGGCGGCCTGACCGTGGGCAGCCTGCACGCCCTCTACCCGGAGGGTGAGCCGCTGGACGAGTCCCAGCGCGCCGTCATCGGGTACGTCGCCGCCTGCATCGGCCACATGTACGGCGACCAGACCGGCCTCCCGGTGCACGGCGACGGCCCGGTGGTGGCCGCGCTGGCCGACGGCCTGGCGGTGGTGGACCGGGAGCACCACGTACGCCTCTGGAACCCGGCCGCCGCCCAGGTCACCGGTCGCCCGGCGGAGCAGGCGCTGAACCGCCCGCTGCCGTTCCCGCTGCCCCCGTCCGGGCAGGTGCTCGACCACCGGCTGCCGGACGGCCGCTGGTTGCGGATCACCGCCGGGGAGCTGCCCGGGCCCGGCGCGCTGCGGGTGGTCACCTTCCGGGACATCACCGACCAGCAGCGCCGCGACCACGACCGGGACCTCTTCGTCGCGGTCACCAGCCACGAGCTGCGCACCCCGGTCACCGTGATCAAGGGGTACGCGGACACCCTCACCGACCACTGGGAGTCGCTCAGCGACGACGACCGGCGGCAGGCGGCCCGGATCATCGGCCAGCGCGCCAACGAACTGGCCCGGCTGGTCGACCGGCTGCTCACCACCGCCACCGAGCACCGCCCCGGCGGCGAGCCCGCCGCCCCCTTCGACCTCGTCGACGCGCTGCGCGGCGCGGTGTCCGACCTGCCGGCGGACGTCCGGCACCGGATCGTCCTCGACCTCCCCGACGACCTGCCCAAGGCGCTGGGCGACCGGCACAGCCTGGCCACCGTGCTCACCGAGCTGGGCACCAACGCCGGCAAGTACTCGCTGCCGGACACCCCGATCGAGGTCACCGCCGAGGCGAACGAGCGGACCGTCTCCTTCCGGGTCGCCGACCGGGGCATCGGCATCCGGCCCGAGCACGTGGAGCGGGCCTTCGACCGGTTCTGGCAGGGCGAGTCCGGGGACCGGCGGCGCTACCCGGGGGCGGGGCTGGGTCTCTATCTCGTCCGCCAGATCGTTGAACAGCAGAATGGATGGGTATCCCTCCGACCGAGGACCGGCGGGGGTACGGTCGCAGAGGTGCGGCTGCCACGGGGATGA
- a CDS encoding AIM24 family protein: MRSALFSAENLEKESQQPGMRLQNSKMLKIELNGEAMARVGSMVAYQGQVQFQALGSGGIGKFIKQRLTGEGVPLMKLSGRGDVFLADLSKDVHIIDLEPGDALSINGSSVLAFDSTLQYDIKMVSGVGFASSAGLFNCVFSGHGRIAITTKGTPVVLNVDAPTYVDPQAAVCWSANLQTGYHRAEQLGLGTLLGRSTGEAFTMSFAGQGFVVVQPSEEPPVAGSGAQQQQGGLLGGLLQ, translated from the coding sequence ATGCGCAGTGCGCTCTTCTCCGCGGAGAACCTCGAGAAGGAGTCCCAGCAGCCGGGCATGCGGCTGCAGAACTCCAAGATGCTGAAGATCGAGCTGAACGGCGAGGCGATGGCCCGCGTCGGCTCGATGGTGGCGTACCAGGGCCAGGTGCAGTTCCAGGCGCTGGGCTCCGGCGGCATCGGCAAGTTCATCAAGCAGCGGCTCACCGGCGAGGGCGTCCCGCTGATGAAGCTGAGCGGCCGGGGTGACGTCTTCCTCGCCGACCTGTCCAAGGACGTGCACATCATCGACCTGGAGCCCGGCGACGCGCTGTCGATCAACGGGTCCAGCGTGCTGGCCTTCGACTCGACCCTCCAGTACGACATCAAGATGGTCAGCGGTGTCGGCTTCGCCTCGTCCGCCGGCCTGTTCAACTGCGTCTTCAGCGGTCACGGCCGGATCGCCATCACCACCAAGGGCACCCCGGTGGTGCTCAACGTCGACGCCCCGACCTACGTCGACCCGCAGGCGGCGGTCTGCTGGTCGGCCAACCTCCAGACCGGCTACCACCGGGCCGAGCAGCTCGGCCTCGGCACGCTGCTGGGCCGGAGCACCGGCGAGGCGTTCACCATGAGCTTCGCCGGTCAGGGCTTCGTCGTGGTCCAGCCGTCGGAGGAGCCCCCGGTGGCCGGCAGCGGCGCCCAGCAGCAGCAGGGCGGCCTGCTCGGCGGCCTGCTGCAGTGA
- a CDS encoding glycerophosphodiester phosphodiesterase produces the protein MAAPLVFAHRGSSYDLPEHTLAAYLRALDEGADGLECDVRLTRDGHLVCVHDRRLDRTSNGHGLVSARTLAELDTLDFGSWHPGAVAADGDGPLDESHTRLLTLERLLDAVLAAGRPVRLLIETKHPSRYGRDVERRLVALLRRYGLAEPGPDDPVRVTVMSFSPLAVRRIRELAPTLPTVLLLEVLPRWLRLGRLPFGTRIAGPGIALVRARPQLVPALRAAGNQVYVWTVNEPEDLELVLAAGVDGVITDRPARALDRLAR, from the coding sequence ATGGCCGCCCCCCTGGTCTTCGCGCACCGCGGTTCCTCGTACGACCTGCCGGAGCACACGCTCGCCGCGTACCTGCGCGCCCTCGACGAGGGGGCCGACGGGTTGGAGTGCGACGTCCGGCTCACCCGGGACGGGCACCTGGTCTGCGTGCACGACCGCCGGCTGGACCGGACCAGCAACGGGCACGGGCTGGTCAGCGCCCGTACCCTCGCCGAGCTGGACACCCTGGACTTCGGCTCCTGGCACCCCGGTGCGGTGGCCGCCGACGGGGACGGCCCGCTCGACGAGTCGCACACCCGGCTGCTCACCCTGGAACGGCTGCTCGACGCCGTGCTGGCCGCCGGCCGGCCGGTCCGGCTGCTGATCGAGACCAAGCACCCGTCCCGGTACGGCCGGGACGTCGAGCGCCGCCTGGTCGCCCTGCTGCGCCGCTACGGGCTGGCCGAGCCCGGGCCGGACGACCCGGTCCGGGTCACGGTGATGTCCTTCTCCCCGCTGGCCGTCCGCCGGATCCGGGAACTCGCGCCCACCCTCCCCACGGTGCTGCTGCTGGAGGTCCTGCCGCGCTGGCTGCGGCTGGGCCGGCTGCCGTTCGGCACCCGGATCGCCGGGCCGGGCATCGCCCTGGTCCGGGCCCGGCCGCAGCTCGTGCCCGCGCTGCGGGCCGCCGGCAACCAGGTGTACGTCTGGACCGTCAACGAACCGGAGGACCTGGAACTGGTGCTGGCCGCCGGGGTGGACGGCGTGATCACCGACCGCCCGGCCCGGGCGCTGGACCGGCTGGCCCGTTGA
- a CDS encoding ATP-binding protein, producing the protein MARAGGTTTVETGSAERSWCVVVPHHPTGARVARHRLADELVDVVPPALLADLVAVLAELVGNAIRHADPLPGGVVRVAWRLRAGADGPSVQLRVTDGGSASGPLMRPSDPDSVDGRGLHIVSGLASRWGVERDGLGQSVWAEFDPTGSPRADLVAAG; encoded by the coding sequence CTGGCGCGGGCGGGAGGAACGACGACGGTGGAGACGGGTTCGGCCGAACGATCGTGGTGCGTGGTGGTGCCCCACCACCCGACCGGCGCGCGCGTCGCCCGGCACCGCCTCGCCGACGAGCTGGTCGACGTCGTACCCCCGGCCCTGCTGGCGGACCTGGTCGCGGTCCTCGCCGAACTGGTCGGCAACGCCATCCGCCACGCGGACCCGCTGCCCGGTGGTGTGGTCCGGGTGGCCTGGCGGCTGCGGGCCGGCGCCGACGGGCCCTCCGTCCAGCTCCGGGTGACCGACGGCGGCTCCGCCTCGGGCCCGCTGATGCGGCCGTCGGACCCGGATTCGGTCGACGGGCGAGGGCTGCACATCGTCTCCGGCCTGGCCAGCCGCTGGGGCGTCGAACGGGACGGCCTGGGCCAGAGCGTCTGGGCCGAGTTCGACCCGACCGGCTCACCCCGGGCCGACCTGGTCGCGGCCGGCTGA
- a CDS encoding DUF5926 family protein: MSKRRKSQRATEATAPKREKVRDIFVPRPFEGLVDEPEWIALRELVPAASAPLALAPELAEEYGDRPVTLATVLPMAAPAMTKPDGRVFIGLQRHQQSGDVSRDLADALLCALRTEPGGQVSVPPLPGPGPRLQDVLVDGPLEISMHDGFEFWLDPGAADDPTVQASLERANAAIYPTVKLAAARAAYWCQVPEKAHVRWVLPDDEDAALDALSRLGVAGTLTLGGNTRFAGMFRAHGRLVPVWDLPEDVPATEWEEPVTEFAERYAEALEEKEPLDAAGRRARQGLLGRQLTLR, encoded by the coding sequence GTGAGCAAGCGTCGAAAGAGCCAGCGGGCCACCGAAGCAACCGCCCCGAAGCGGGAGAAGGTGCGCGACATCTTCGTGCCCCGACCGTTCGAGGGGTTGGTCGACGAGCCGGAGTGGATCGCCCTGCGCGAGCTGGTCCCGGCCGCCTCCGCGCCGCTGGCACTGGCCCCCGAACTGGCCGAGGAGTACGGTGACCGGCCCGTCACCCTGGCCACCGTGCTGCCGATGGCCGCCCCGGCGATGACCAAGCCGGACGGGCGGGTCTTCATCGGCCTCCAGCGCCACCAGCAGTCCGGCGACGTCTCCCGGGACCTGGCCGACGCGCTGCTCTGCGCCCTGCGTACCGAGCCGGGCGGGCAGGTCTCGGTGCCGCCGCTGCCCGGCCCGGGCCCGCGTCTCCAGGACGTCCTGGTGGACGGGCCGCTGGAGATCAGCATGCACGACGGTTTCGAGTTCTGGCTGGACCCGGGGGCCGCCGACGACCCGACCGTGCAGGCCTCCCTGGAGCGGGCCAACGCGGCGATCTACCCCACCGTCAAGCTGGCGGCGGCGCGCGCCGCGTACTGGTGCCAGGTGCCGGAGAAGGCCCACGTGCGCTGGGTCCTCCCCGACGACGAGGACGCGGCGCTGGACGCGTTGTCCCGGCTGGGCGTGGCCGGCACGCTGACCCTCGGCGGGAACACCCGCTTCGCCGGCATGTTCCGGGCGCACGGCCGCCTGGTGCCGGTCTGGGACCTGCCCGAGGACGTACCGGCCACCGAGTGGGAGGAGCCGGTGACCGAGTTCGCCGAGCGCTACGCGGAGGCGCTGGAGGAGAAGGAGCCGCTGGACGCCGCCGGTCGGCGCGCCCGGCAGGGGCTCCTCGGCCGCCAGCTCACCCTGCGCTGA
- a CDS encoding rhodanese-like domain-containing protein: protein MFGPQVPSVPASAVPDDVYLLDVREDDEWTAGHAPAAHHLPMTELPARIAEIPQDRDVAVICRSGGRSAQVVGYLLRNGWDQVRNVEGGMGDWAAAGRPVVTDDGQPGRVA, encoded by the coding sequence GTGTTCGGACCCCAGGTTCCCAGCGTGCCCGCGTCGGCCGTGCCCGACGACGTCTACCTGCTCGACGTCCGGGAGGACGACGAGTGGACCGCCGGCCACGCGCCGGCCGCCCACCACCTGCCGATGACCGAGCTGCCCGCCCGGATCGCCGAGATCCCCCAGGACCGGGACGTCGCGGTGATCTGCCGCTCCGGCGGCCGGTCCGCCCAGGTCGTCGGCTACCTCCTGCGCAACGGGTGGGACCAGGTGCGCAACGTCGAGGGCGGGATGGGCGACTGGGCCGCCGCCGGCCGTCCCGTGGTCACCGACGACGGGCAGCCGGGCCGGGTCGCCTGA
- a CDS encoding metallopeptidase family protein, whose translation MQMSRERFEELVGEALDEVPEELLGLMSNVVILVEDDPPPGEDLLGLYEGHALTERGWDYAGVLPDRILIYRRPILRICDTEEDVVEEVAVTVVHEIAHHFGIDDDRLHALGWG comes from the coding sequence GTGCAGATGAGCCGGGAACGGTTCGAGGAACTGGTCGGCGAGGCCCTCGACGAGGTGCCCGAGGAACTGCTCGGGCTGATGAGCAACGTGGTCATCCTGGTCGAGGACGACCCGCCCCCCGGCGAGGACCTGCTCGGCCTCTACGAGGGGCACGCGCTCACCGAACGGGGCTGGGACTACGCCGGTGTGCTGCCCGACCGGATCCTCATCTACCGCCGCCCGATCCTGCGGATCTGCGACACCGAGGAGGACGTCGTCGAGGAGGTGGCGGTGACCGTGGTGCACGAGATCGCCCACCACTTCGGCATCGACGACGATCGGCTGCACGCCCTCGGCTGGGGCTGA
- a CDS encoding arginine deiminase, with product MVTHYVDSEVGRLGTVLLHRPGPELARLTPRNNDSLLFDAIPWVGRAQEEHDAFAAALRERGVEVLYLATLLAETLAVPDARAELTELVLRSPRLGDTLRRRVADHLAYLDPAALADVLTAGLAHEELRIGKDRPGGLVWTLMDRHDFVIDPLPNLLFTRDSSVWIGDRVGVTSLAMPARRRETSLTDAIYRHHPRFAGTQFVYHPELEHLEGGDVLLLAPGVLAVGVGERTTPAGAERLARQVFGAGLAHTILVVPIAQERATMHLDTVCTMVDSDAVLMYPNIASSLSAYTVIAGADGEDPRVDGPAPFLRAAADAMDLDQLRVIDTGLDPVTAEREQWDDGNNTLALAPRLCVGYERNVETNAQLERAGIEVIAIAGSELGSGRGGPRCMSCPLVREPLRR from the coding sequence ATGGTGACCCACTACGTGGACAGCGAGGTCGGTCGGCTCGGTACCGTGCTGCTGCACCGTCCCGGGCCGGAACTCGCTCGCCTCACCCCTCGCAACAACGACTCGTTGCTCTTTGACGCTATCCCATGGGTGGGAAGGGCACAGGAGGAGCATGACGCCTTCGCCGCTGCGCTGCGCGAACGCGGGGTGGAGGTGCTCTACCTCGCCACCCTGCTGGCCGAGACGCTCGCCGTACCGGACGCCCGGGCCGAGCTGACCGAGCTGGTCCTCCGCTCGCCCCGGCTGGGGGACACCCTGCGCCGCCGGGTCGCCGACCACCTCGCCTACCTCGACCCCGCCGCCCTCGCCGACGTGCTGACCGCCGGGCTGGCCCACGAGGAGCTGCGGATCGGCAAGGACCGGCCGGGCGGTCTGGTCTGGACCCTGATGGACCGGCACGACTTCGTCATCGACCCGCTGCCCAACCTGCTCTTCACCCGGGACTCCTCGGTCTGGATCGGCGACCGGGTCGGGGTGACGAGCCTGGCCATGCCGGCCCGCCGGCGGGAGACCAGCCTCACCGACGCCATCTACCGCCACCACCCGCGCTTCGCCGGCACCCAGTTCGTCTACCACCCGGAGCTGGAGCACCTGGAGGGCGGCGACGTGCTGCTGCTCGCCCCGGGCGTGCTGGCCGTCGGGGTGGGCGAGCGGACCACGCCGGCCGGGGCGGAACGGCTCGCCCGGCAGGTCTTCGGCGCCGGCCTGGCGCACACCATCCTGGTGGTGCCGATCGCTCAGGAACGGGCCACCATGCACCTCGACACCGTCTGCACCATGGTGGACTCGGACGCCGTGCTGATGTACCCGAACATCGCCAGCTCACTGTCGGCGTACACGGTGATCGCCGGGGCGGACGGCGAGGACCCGCGGGTCGACGGTCCGGCGCCGTTCCTGCGCGCCGCCGCCGACGCGATGGACCTGGACCAGCTCCGGGTGATCGACACGGGTCTCGACCCGGTCACCGCCGAGCGGGAACAGTGGGACGACGGCAACAACACCCTCGCCCTCGCCCCCCGGCTCTGCGTCGGCTACGAGCGCAACGTGGAGACCAACGCGCAGCTGGAGCGGGCCGGCATCGAGGTGATCGCGATCGCCGGCTCGGAGCTGGGCTCCGGCCGGGGCGGCCCCCGCTGCATGTCCTGCCCGCTGGTCCGCGAGCCGCTGCGCCGCTGA